The following nucleotide sequence is from Vibrio sp. SCSIO 43136.
AGAAATATTGAGCTACACACTATCGATGGTGAGGATTTATTAAATCACCACATGTGGTGATTTAAAAGCTAATGCTGTTGGTTATTGTTACTGCTTTGCTTTTTAATGGAGCATCGGTAGCTATTGACACCAATCGTTGTGTCTCCACCACTCCCTATCTACATTTTCAATTGATGGATCGAGTCGATGTAAAGAAAGCGAAGGGTATACCTTGTGGTTTCGATCAGTATCTCGTCTGGAAAAATAGCAAGTGGGAGACGAGCATTGAAGGTATTCCAAGCAGCGCCTTTCCGCTCAAATTTTAGCTAATGTTATTTAGCCAACGCCTATCTTGCATTTGCTTGACCTAATTTAGGGTCGGTTTTTTTCTCTCGCTCCTGACTCAATAATACCCCAAAGAAAATAATCCCTATTGCTACCCATTGAGTAAAACCAAGGCGCTCGCCTAGAAGTAGCATCGAGAAAACCAAAGTAAAAGCAGGCAGCAAATTTATGTAACCCGCCGAAGTGGAGGCTTTAATGTGGGATAGAGAGTAGTTGTACAGTCCGTAGCCCCCCAAGGAAACAATCAGTCCCAAGTAAACAATGCTGGCTATTGCGATGTTGGATACATCGCTCGACCAACTTGAACTTAATGCGAGTGGTAAAAAGAAAATGGCACCAACAAAGCTTTGTAGCGCAGTTAAAACAAAAGCAGAATAGCGTTGTGTTAAGTGTTTAACCAGCAGGGTATAGCCTACTGCCGTCACCATGGCACCAAACTCGAGTAGATTACCTAACACAGGGTTAGGAGCTTGCTCGCTTTCTGAGCTGCTCATTGTCATCCAGACGACACCAATAACAGCGATGAATAGCCCCGCCCATTGACGTTTAGTATTACGTTCTTTTAGGAAAAAATAGGCAGCAACAGCAACCATCAATGGAAGCATGGCAGTGACCATTCCAGCTTGACCTGCACTGGTGTACCGCATTGCTTGAGCCTCGAATACGAAATACAGACACGGCTCAAAGAGCGCCATGCCTGCCAAAAGCTTCCAGTCACCAGTTTGGTAGTTGATCCCATGGCGGATCCACGGCCAAACCGCAAGAAATGCCAATGAGCCGATAACCATGCGCAGAAAAATAACAACCATGGGTGCAACTTCACCAACCGCTATTTTTAAAGCGATAAATGACGTAGCCCAAATAATTACAGCGGTGAGCACGGCAAGGTGAGCTTTGACGACTTTATTATCCATTGCATTTCCTTAAGACCAATCCATGGTGAAACTACCGAGATCGAGGCAATAACAAATTTCGAAAATGGCAGCTAGATTCGAACCATACATTTAACCGTGTTGTTAAGTCGAGTAGAAACTAACTCAAGGGCAAGATTCAATCGAGATGAATGGCATCGTTCGCAGCTTGTAATCCCATCTGATACCCCAATTCAAGTTTCTTCTTGTCCGTGGTTAATCTTCCAACGGCAAATGACTCATCCGGAGAGATGACCTGAATGGTGCAATCTTTTGGTGGGTTATCGATAAACTCTAGTGTTTGATTATATTGTTCGGCTCGTTTAATCATGGCCTCAGCAAGTTGAGGCGTATCTTTCATGAGTCGTCTTAGCAACCATGGTGCGAGTGGTGGACGCTTTTTGTATCCTTTGGGCTGCGATAGGATCACCGTGATTTGTTTAGCTCCGCGCTTGTAGGCTTCAACAACGGGAATTGAATCTGCCAATCCTCCATCGATCATTTTGCGTCCATTGACACTTAAATGAGTACGATAGGCGACTGGTACCGAACATGACGCCTTTAGGATTATTTCTAGGTTGCTTTCTTCCCCTTTGGTGTAAATTGCCTCACCAGACTCGACATCAGTGGTGACAATGTGAAATGGCAGTTTTTGCGCATTAAATGCTTCCATGTCGTAAGGATAGTGTTTAGCAATATGGTCCCATAGCCAATCTAGATCTAACCAATGCCCACCACGGGCAAACTTTTTAAAGTTGATAAACTCTGGCTGGCAAGAGTAGTCGGCAATAATGGTATAGGTGCGGCCGCGCTGGTTAGACAGCCATGAAGCAATATTGGTGGAACCTGCGGAGACACCGATACAGAAATCAAATGGGTTATATGCATGGTCAATAAACCCGTCTAGCACTCCGGCAGCAAATATCCCGCGCATTGCACCACCTTCGACGACTAGGGCATGCTTTGTTTTGTCTGTCATTTTTATCTGCATTCCTTTGTTAGTTGTGGGGACATTCTTTGTTTCCACACCTGTGATTCCATCAGATTATTTTTACTAGATTAGTGGTCAGATGTGTAGCTAAATTGACTGATATGTACAAGTACATCGCTAAATAGACAGTAATTGACAAAAGTAAGATGGCAATCGAGCCATATTTACAATCAGATTTGCCAAATCCTGTTAAATGAGTATCGTTGTAACAAATAGCTAACATGGATGGTGGTGATTTCGGTGAAAGGTGTTTCATTTCTGTTTCTAGTCTTAGTTCCGATGCTTGTAAGTGCTGGAATTATTAGAGGCGAGAGTCGAGAGCAGGTGAAAGATGCGTGGTCATTTGAAGTGGTTAACGGTGTTCACGGTGCGAGAAAGGTTGGGTATCTAACAGCGTGGGAAAACTCTACACCCAATACAGTTCACAGTTGTAGCGCCACGCTCATAGGTAAAAAACATCTACTGACAGCCGCTCATTGTGTCATCAATATCCGTGATGCTAAGCCATTCGATAACTTAGAGTTTCATCCAAGAAAAGTAGGAAAGGACGACTATTCTCCAACTCGAGTTTTCGTCACCTCTGGATATGTACTTAAAGATTATCTTAAGAAGAATAAAGAACTCATATTTACGCTAACTCCAACATTGAGCTCGATCGATCTCGGAATGATTCGTAACGATATCGCTATTTTGGAAGTGAAAAACCCCAAGTCTTCAAAAGGGACGGGAGATCAACTCGGAACATACGGCACTTGGCGACAGGAGTTCGATCTCTCACTTGGCAGTGATGATATCTTCGATATGTACCTTCTTTCTTACCCAGGAGATAAGCCAAATGCCACTTTATGGTATGAAGAGTGCTATTTACGTCATGAGGTGTATAACGTTGCACTCACCACATGCGATACATATCCAGGGGCAAGTGGTGCGAGCGTCCTACAATACTCACCCAAGTATGATAACTACTATGTAACAGGGGTAGTCTCAGCTCAAACGGAAACTCGAAATGTGGTTGCTTTGTTTACCCCTGAGCTGAGAGCTGATTTCCGAGCAATCATGGACGGCAAGGCACAGCCAAATGGTCTTTTTGCACCCGTTAAATTCAAAACAAAGCAATTTATTCACGTCGGAATCCATAACAAATGCAAAGAGAGCGTAAAAGTCGCTATTCGATATAAGAATGCCGAGAAAGAACAATGGCGAACCATCGGCGGATACTTATCGAAAGGAGAAGTTTTACGATCTGATGCCTCAAACAATACGTTTTGGTATTACTGGGCCACCTCTAGCAACTACAACTGGAATGGGGACAGTCGCCAGTTGACTTTTGACGGGGATACCTTCGATTCTCGCGAAAGGCAGGTCAAAGCGAAAAAAGAAAATGAGCAACTATGGGGAGATACTGTTATCGATCTGACCTGTAATAACTAATGATGTATGTGTATTTCTACAAACTGCCATGGAGTCGAACTGCTAGGTCTATAGTTAATACTGTTAGTAGAAGTCAATAAAGGTTCTGACATAGGGTCGACCTTGCATTGTTGCGAGAGAGAGCAGTATGCGATGTAAACTTATAATGGCATTGGTTTTAATGTTGCCGATAAACTTTGCTCATGGCCTAGAGGTACTGGTGGAAAGAGGGGCCTATGAGGCTTATTTAAAGTTTATCGGCGAACGTGATCCTCTCACTATCACTGAATACTCAGGCCCGCATGCGAGGCGAACCACGGTAGAGTTGGTATTGGTTCAACAAGCCTTGGTTCTCGGTGGACTTAATGACCCAGTGGAATTTGTCTTTGCCCCTAATGCTGGTCGGTTGTATCAAAACTTGCAAAACGGGACACAAGTTATGCTGGGTAATTCGGTTTGGAAAGCTAGCATGGCTTCTGCTGTCGATAAAGTCATGCTCAGTCCAGCAATTATCAGTGATGGCGAATATGAAGTGGGCATGTACACAATAGAATCTAATGGTAAGGCATTGGCGGCTAATTCTTTGTCAGATGTGCAGCAGTTAAGGGCTGTCTCTAGTCGCGCATGGCATTCAGATTGGGCTACGTTGAGCGCAATGCAACTTAACTTGCTACACAGTACCGTTAAGTGGAGTTCAATGAAAAAGATGGTGGCTACCGGGCGAATTGACTTTTTGTTAGCACCGTTCCAATCGAGTGGTGACTTATCCTTCGTGGCGCAAGATATCCGCTATGTACCAATTCCCGGGCTCAAACTTGGCCTTCGTGGCTCACGTCACTTCGTAGTTTCGCAGCAGCATCCAGATTACGAGAAAGTGTCAATGGCCTTGCAAAAAGGTGTATCTCTCCTGAAACAAGAAGGCCGTTTTAGAAAAGCTTTCGAACAATCAGGCTTCTTCAACGATGCAGTTCGTGATTGGGTGTTAATTAAGCCCTAGACCAGTATTCCCTTTTAATTGGGACAGGCACCAAATCAAGCCAACATGCAGGACACACACCTTTTTTATCCTCGTTTCATTGCACGAATCAACCCTATTCGAGTGTATAGTGGTGAGGCTTTTTGCTTGAAATTTTACATGTTGTTTGTGGTACTCTACTTGGGGTTTGGCATTTGACGTCAGCCAGTTGCGTGCATCTAGCCAATCTAATTTATAAATATTACACTCCAAGAAAGGGAATATATGAACGATAAAGTGTTTGAGATTTGGCAAAAGAAACGTGAGCAGGGATTTTTAGCTTGGGTGTTTAAGAGTACAACTGGAGCTGTTGCCTTTTATCTCGTTTTTAGCATTGTCTTCCAGTTTTCTTCTGCGAGTGAGCAAGGTGTTTTGGTCTTTATGCAAAGTCAGCTCTCGAACTATGTCCTCTTTACTTCGCTGATTTTTCTAGGGAACTGTGCTTTGTGGTTTTACCGTGAATCCAGTTTTAAGAAAGAGGTGAAGCGCCGGGGAGTTTAGTAGCTCCTATTGTATAGGGCTGTCTCTAAATAGGCCTGTATACCCTAATTTAAAAGTGGTGAAGAATGAAAAAAGCGAACCATTGATGGTTCGCTTTTTGTCGAGAGAAATAAATAGTTAAGTAGACTAAACTTTATTCCTGATCACAGATAACTAAGATGGAAACTTACCAGCTTTCTAAATCAATGAGCTGGAATACTCGTTTGCGCTAACCGAGTTGGAAACTCCAGTGCTTCATGGTTAATGAAGGCAGCAAGTTTGGTTAACTAAGTTGGAAACTCTCTCATCATAAACCCTTTTTCTAGAGTGATTGATCAGTTCGTGAAACCCGAACCGTATTTTGCGAACCGCGTTTTACGAACTACGAATTTCTCTTTATCTTGAAGTATGTTTATGTATAAAACTCTTACCTCACAAACGGGTAGGTGTGGTTTGTGAAACAGAAGAATAAATACGAAGAGCGTCAACTGGCTCAAAATGTACTTATACGGTTAGTTGTATAATACCGATCTAGCTCTCAATGAGATGATGGTAATAGGTATTGATGTGTATTATCTTATGTATTTGTTATATGGATGTATTGTTGGAATTTTAGTTTTACGCGTGATGAGGGGCGATATGGGCAAGGAAATGTCACATCAGAGAACTGCAATAATAAAGGTTGGATTCTATTTAGTTTCTCTCATAGCTAGTGGAGTTATAGGATTTATTGTTGCTCATTATATACAGTTTATTCCAGCGCTTTCAGAGTTATTAGATTTTGTGCAACTCGGTCAAGATGATTTTACAAATGCAGGCGGCTTTGCTGAGAGTCTCAAAGGATTAGAGCTTAAGTTAGGCGCAGCAGTCTTGCATGAGTATTTTCGTTTGTCTTTGTACGCAATTTTCTTAATGTTAGCCATTCTAGTTGCTGCTATTTATTGTTATTACCAACTGAGTGAAGAAACGAAAAAAACAGGTTTGGACGAGATATCGACTAAGTTAGACAAGCAAAACAAAAAGTTAGACAGTAGAACTGAAGACCTAATTAGTTTAGTTGAGGGCTTTAATGGAGGCGGTTCGGTATTAGATTGTGAGTTTGGTTACCATACAATGGTAAATGCAATAAAGAATGCGTCTGAGATAGATCTCGTAACGCGCATGAGATATGACAAGCAAGCGCGGCAAATACTAGGTAACAAGTCATATGAAGATAGTGTTAAAGAGTACTATAAGGCTCTCTCTGAAGCAGTGAAAGATCCCAACATATCATTTACTCGATACATTCAAATCGATGGAGAAGACATCGCAGATTGGAAGAATACTGTTAGTATCAGTGAGTCATTGACACGTGAAGCTGCTACCTTGTTTTTGACCCAGACTGCTTGCGAGGACTCCAGTATATATGTTGTGCCAGCTCAGGTTGACCTAAGTCTTCTACTTATTGATAAAAAACAAATATTTTTTAATTTTTTCATAAAGTTATCGGATGGAAAATATGCTTCCAAGTACATTTTTCAGTGCATATCTAAGAAAAGTAAAGTTGACAGCATACTTAAACTCCTCAATAAAGATCACATAGAGTTAGATAGCAAAAGTGTAAATGAACTAGTTAGTATCAGGCTTAGACACGGTGATGATAAACTTAGAGAAGAGCTTGCAGATGTCCGAAGTAAAGATCCTGACGATTTTGATCAGAAGTGGGCATCTATACTTATGTTTATTTAATCACATTATCTTTCATTTTCTTGGGGAATTGATAGGTACGTAGCCCTTATTCAGACTTTGGTAAGCTTTGGACTACGCTATTGCCAAAACCCAGTTCGTGAACGAACTGGGTTAAATAAATCCAGCGTTTGTGAGCAGTATTTTGTCAATTAATTCAAAAGGCTGCTCCAATCTAAACTTATGCTAGCGCTTTGTCTTCAACAGATTTTTGCTCTTTAGCTACAATAGTGTCGAGTTCGGTCGAGCAACCTACACTCAGATGCCCTGCATATTTGACAACATCTTTTGAACACCTTCCTCCATCAGCACTCCACTGATCTAACTTCGCTTTTTCAAGAACAAGTGATATACCTACTTTGTTACTTTCTAGCTTTAAGGCAATAGTTTTAAATCGATCGCTCCAAAGAGCTACTTCTGAACCTGGGGGATTGTTTCCACCAGTAGATCGCTGTGTCATGCCGTAAGGGGATATGGACAGCACACTTGATCCAGGATCTTCCGAGAG
It contains:
- a CDS encoding DMT family transporter; amino-acid sequence: MDNKVVKAHLAVLTAVIIWATSFIALKIAVGEVAPMVVIFLRMVIGSLAFLAVWPWIRHGINYQTGDWKLLAGMALFEPCLYFVFEAQAMRYTSAGQAGMVTAMLPLMVAVAAYFFLKERNTKRQWAGLFIAVIGVVWMTMSSSESEQAPNPVLGNLLEFGAMVTAVGYTLLVKHLTQRYSAFVLTALQSFVGAIFFLPLALSSSWSSDVSNIAIASIVYLGLIVSLGGYGLYNYSLSHIKASTSAGYINLLPAFTLVFSMLLLGERLGFTQWVAIGIIFFGVLLSQEREKKTDPKLGQANAR
- a CDS encoding patatin family protein, with product MTDKTKHALVVEGGAMRGIFAAGVLDGFIDHAYNPFDFCIGVSAGSTNIASWLSNQRGRTYTIIADYSCQPEFINFKKFARGGHWLDLDWLWDHIAKHYPYDMEAFNAQKLPFHIVTTDVESGEAIYTKGEESNLEIILKASCSVPVAYRTHLSVNGRKMIDGGLADSIPVVEAYKRGAKQITVILSQPKGYKKRPPLAPWLLRRLMKDTPQLAEAMIKRAEQYNQTLEFIDNPPKDCTIQVISPDESFAVGRLTTDKKKLELGYQMGLQAANDAIHLD
- a CDS encoding trypsin-like serine protease encodes the protein MKGVSFLFLVLVPMLVSAGIIRGESREQVKDAWSFEVVNGVHGARKVGYLTAWENSTPNTVHSCSATLIGKKHLLTAAHCVINIRDAKPFDNLEFHPRKVGKDDYSPTRVFVTSGYVLKDYLKKNKELIFTLTPTLSSIDLGMIRNDIAILEVKNPKSSKGTGDQLGTYGTWRQEFDLSLGSDDIFDMYLLSYPGDKPNATLWYEECYLRHEVYNVALTTCDTYPGASGASVLQYSPKYDNYYVTGVVSAQTETRNVVALFTPELRADFRAIMDGKAQPNGLFAPVKFKTKQFIHVGIHNKCKESVKVAIRYKNAEKEQWRTIGGYLSKGEVLRSDASNNTFWYYWATSSNYNWNGDSRQLTFDGDTFDSRERQVKAKKENEQLWGDTVIDLTCNN